A part of Nitrospinota bacterium genomic DNA contains:
- a CDS encoding phosphate/phosphite/phosphonate ABC transporter substrate-binding protein codes for MRFYLSNSFFSPFIWTLAVLVFLLSPIHQAETAELGTEKNPIRMMFVPSGDAQVILAEGREIALQLQGFTGLHFTTSVATSYAAVIEAMGAEKVDIGWLATFSYVLARDKYDVDLLLIVVRLGKPFYRGQIMVRTDSGINTLADLKGKTIAYVDPASTSGHLYPKALMMAEGHDPDSFFSKSIFAGSHNAVVLSLLKGEVDAGAAYDGARAAVAKSYPEVFKKIKVIAYTKDIPNDTVTARKGLPSELKIRIKEGLKHLSKTPEGGKVLKRVYGISGLMDLDAFFDPVREASRHLGLNLKTPSR; via the coding sequence TTGCGATTTTACCTATCAAATTCCTTCTTCTCTCCATTTATTTGGACTCTGGCTGTTCTGGTTTTTCTACTGAGTCCGATCCATCAGGCGGAGACGGCTGAGCTTGGAACCGAGAAAAACCCGATTCGTATGATGTTCGTCCCTTCGGGGGATGCGCAGGTTATTCTGGCGGAAGGGCGGGAAATTGCCCTGCAATTGCAGGGTTTTACGGGGTTGCATTTTACGACTTCCGTGGCCACCAGCTATGCGGCGGTCATCGAGGCCATGGGGGCGGAAAAGGTTGACATCGGCTGGCTGGCCACTTTCAGCTATGTATTGGCCAGAGATAAATATGATGTGGATTTGCTGTTAATTGTGGTTCGTTTAGGGAAACCTTTTTACCGGGGCCAGATCATGGTTCGGACGGACAGCGGCATCAATACTCTGGCGGATTTAAAAGGCAAAACCATAGCATATGTCGATCCGGCTTCCACGTCCGGACATTTGTACCCGAAAGCGCTTATGATGGCCGAGGGCCATGACCCGGATAGTTTTTTTTCCAAATCCATTTTTGCAGGTTCTCATAATGCGGTGGTACTTTCGCTATTGAAAGGCGAAGTCGATGCCGGCGCCGCCTATGATGGAGCTCGCGCGGCTGTTGCCAAGAGTTATCCAGAGGTCTTTAAAAAAATCAAGGTGATCGCTTATACCAAGGATATCCCCAATGATACGGTGACGGCCCGTAAGGGATTACCTTCAGAGTTAAAAATACGGATCAAAGAAGGATTGAAACATCTTTCCAAGACCCCGGAGGGTGGGAAGGTGTTAAAGCGTGTGTACGGAATCAGCGGACTTATGGATTTGGACGCTTTTTTTGATCCTGTTCGTGAAGCCAGCCGGCACCTGGGTTTAAATTTGAAAACCCCCAGCCGCTAG